The following nucleotide sequence is from Candidatus Polarisedimenticolia bacterium.
AGCCCATTCCTTTGAGATCGGCGTTCTCGAGGATGTTGAGCGCCTGCAGCATGACCGGGCCCTGCTGCCAGATCGGCAGCTTGTAGACGGTGATCCCCTTGTAGTCGGTGCTCAGGGGCTCCTCGATCCTCACCTTCCAGTCCGCCAGGTCCCGCATCGTGATGAGGCCGCCCTCCTCCTGGACGCCGCGCACCAGCTCCTGCGCGATGTCCCCCTTGTAGAACCGGTCGTAGGCGGCGTAGATCGCCTCCTTGCGGCTCTTGCCGTTCTTGAGCGCCGCGCTCTCCGCCTCGACGAGCCGGCGCAGCGTCGCGGCGAGGTCCTTCTGCGCGAAGATCTCGCCCGCCTCCGGCGCCTCGCGCGGCCCGCCCGCGTGCGGCAGGAAGACGGCGCTGGAGTATTTCCACTTCTTGATCTCCGCCTTCGACCGCTCGATGCTGTTCGCCGTCTCCGCCTCGATCGGATAGCCGTCGGCCATCTGGATGGCCGGCGCCAGGACTTCGCCCAGGGACAGCGTGCCGTACTCGGCCAGCATGGTCAGGAGCCCGCCCGGCGTGCCCGGCGTGATCGCCGAGAGGGGACCGTACTCGGGAGGGAAGCGCATCCCCTTCGATCGGTAGAACTCGACGGTGGCGCCGGTCGGGGCGACGCCGAGCGCGTCGATCCCGATCACCTTCTTGAGGCCGGGATGGTAGATGAGCGCCTGCGTCTCCCCTCCCCAGGCCAGGACGTCCCACATCGTCGTCACGACGCCGAGCATGGCGCAGGCGGCGTCCACCGCGTTCCCCCCCTTCTGGAACATCATCGCCCCGGCCGTCGCCCCGAGGGGCTTCCCGGTGATGGCGATCCAGTGCGAGGCGTGCAGCGGCGGCTTCTGCGTCCGCGCCGCGGGCAGCGGCGTGATCGCCAGGGCGAGCAGGGCGAGGCACAGGGGGGCGGCACGGCGGGACGTTTTCATGGTGGGCTCTCCACGCGGACGTGTGATGGTCGGTGACGTTATACCGCAGGCCCCCGATCGGCTTCAACCGCCGCGCCGAGAGGCCCGGCCCAATACCCGGACAGGCTCCTAGTTCCAGCGGAACAACTTGAGCGCCACGACGGAGGCGACCACGCCCCACACCAGCATGACGAGAACGCGGCCGGCCTGCGAGGACAGGTCGGCCCCTTCCAGGATCGCGGCGCGCAGTGCGTCGTTGAGGGCGGTGAGGGGGAGCGCCTTGACGAACGGCTGCATGGCGGCGGGGAAGCGATCGGAGGAGAAGAAGATCCCCGAGAAGACGAACATCGGAAGCATGACGATGTTCATCAGTCCCGATGCGGTCTCGATCCGGGCGGTGCGGGAGGCGACGAGGAGGCCGAGACCGGCGAACACGAACGCCCCGAGGACGGCGAGCAGGATGACGGTCCCCAGAGAGCCCTGCACGACCAGGTGGAAGATGAGGCGGCCGAAGATCAGGAGGAGCGCCATCTCGGTGAGCACCAGGAGGATGCGGCTGGTCATGATGGCGCCGAGAAAGTCCGTGCGCTTCATCGGCGTCGCGATGAGGCGCTTCAGGAGCCTGCGGGTGCGCATGTCGACGAGCAGGAAGCCCACGCCCCACATGCCGCCGCTCATGATGTTCATCCCGAGCAGGCCGGGGATGAGGAAGTCGATGTAGCGGGCGCCGGGCTCCGTGATGAGCGTTTCCTTGACCGGCACCGGATCGGCGCGGCCGGCGGCGCGCTGCAGGGCGTCGTGCACCCTCTGGCGCGCCAGCACGCTGTCGGGCCGCGTCGGGTCGTAGCGGTACTCGTACGTGGCCCCCGGCACCACGACGAGGGCGACCTTGCCGAGACGCAGGCGCTTGGCCGCCTCGGCGTCGGAGACGGTCTCGGCCACGAACCCATGGTCGGGGGAGAGGGCCGCGAGGACCGGCCCGGATCCCTCGGCCTCGACGACCCCGACGACGATCTGGTCGGGCGGCTTGTTGCGGAACGCCATCCCGAGGCCGATCGCCAGCAGGATCGGGAAGATGAACACCCAGAAGACGACCTCCGGCTCGCGCATGAGCTCGCGCATGCGGGCGAGGACGAGCAGAAGGAACGGATGGCGGCCGCTACTCATCGCGCAGATGCCGTCCGGTGAGCGCCACGAAGACGTCCTCCAGGCTGGCGTGGCGGGTGGTGAGGCGCGACAGGGTGTGCCCGTCCCGCCCCAGCCTCGCCAGGAGGGCCGGAATGGCGATGTGCGGCTGATCCACCGTCAGGAGGATGCTGCCCGACTCGGCGCGCGCCGACTGGACCGAAGGAACGTCCAGGAGGCTTCGAGGGTCGGGCGGGGACGGGAGGGGCGCGGCCGCCGAGGCGCCCCCGTTCACCGCGAACTCGACCACGTGCTCGCCGTGGAGCGAGGCGATCAGCTCGGCGGGCGTTCCCAGCGCGATCACCCTGCCGTGGTCGACGACCGCCACCCGATCGCACAGCTTCTCCGCCTCGTCCATGTAATGGGTCGTCAGGAGAATCGTCCGGCCGCGCCGGCGCAGGTCGCGGATGATGTCCCAGAGCGAACGCCGTGACTGCGGGTCGAGGCCGGTCGTCGGCTCGTCGAGAAAGAGCAGGTCGGGATCCCCCACGAGGGCGCAGGCCACGGCGAGCCTTTGCCTTTGCCCGCCCGAGAGCTTCATGACCCACGCCCGGCGCTTCTCGGTGAGGCCGAGCTCCTCCATCACCTCGCCGGCCGGGCGCCCCTGGCGGTAGAAGGAGGCGAACAGCTCCAGGGTCTCCTCGACGGTCAGCTTGTCGGCGAGCCGGGTTTCCTGGAGCGACACGCCGATCCGTTCGCGCAGCCCGGCGTGGTCGCCGTCCCAGCGCAGCCCGAGCACCTCGACGTCGCCGCCGGTCGGATCGAGGATCCCCTCGAGGATCTCGACCGTCGTCGTCTTGCCGGCTCCGTTCGGTCCCAGGAGCCCGAAGCACTCCCCGGAGCGCACCTCGAGATCGAGGCCGCGCACCGCCTCCACCGGGGGCTTGGTGTCGTAGATCTTGCGCAGATCGCGGCAGCGGATGGCGATGTCCATGAGGGGCGCATGATAGCGCATGGTGATACCATCCGGGGCCGTGGCCTGGACGGAAAGGAACGGCTCCCGCAAGCGCGTCCGCGGCGCTCTCGCCGCCTTCGCCCTCCTGATCGCCGTCCCGGCGTGCGGGTCCGGACCGGGCGCGGGGCTCGACAAGGTCGAGGCCGCCTACCGGGACGCGCGCCACCACAAGGATCAGATCGACGTGACGCGATCGCGGGGGGCCGTGACCACCCCGCGCGGCGTCCCGCTCGCCGATCTCGTGGCACGGTATCGCGAGGCGCGGGGCAATCTTCAGGGTCTGCTGGCGGCCGTCCCGATCGCCGGGTTGTCCGCCGAAGACGCCCGAGCGCTCGAGGTGATCAGGCGGACGTTCGAGAAGGACCTGGACGAGGAGAAGGATCCCCCGGGCGGAGCGGAGGCGGCGGCCCCCGGGGGCGCGGCCCCCGCGGCCACGCCGGCTCCGGAGACCGCCGGTTGCTCCTATGACGCCTCGGCGCTGGCGCAGGGGCCGGAAGGGATGGCGGCTCTCTCCGACCGGATGTACGCCTGCTTCGGGAAGGCGGCCCGGAATCTCCCCTTTGAAGGCCAGACGCTGGACCGGCTGACGATCTTCAGCATGCTGCCGGTCACCGAGGACCCCGCGCGCCGGAAGAGGCTGTTCCTGGCGATGGCGCCCGTCTGGACGTCGATCAACGGCGACGGCGGCCCCGGCAGCCCCTACCGCCGGCTGATCCGGCTGAGCGCGGCGAAGAGGGCGGCGGACAAGAACCCTGTCGAGTCGGGGGCGGGCAATCTCGGGATCGACCCCGGCGCCGTCGAAGGGTGGCTGACCTCGGTTCTCGAGGCGTGGCGCGCCGTCACTCCGGACCGGCCGATCGAGCCGTGGGACTTCGCCTATGAGGCGGGGAAGGCCAACCGCGCCCTGCGGACCGCGGTCACGAAGGAGATCCTGAAGCCGGCGAACGACCGCTTCTACGCCGACCTGGGGGCGGACGTCGAGGCGCTGGGCATCCGGTACGACCTCGAGCCGCGCGAGGGGAAGGACCCGGTGGCCTTCACCACGTTCGGCGCGCGCCCGCACCTCGAGGACGGCGCGTGGGCCCCGGGCGAGCCGTGGGTGTTCGCCTCCTACCGGGTCGGCAGCCTCGACAACCTCAACGAGCTCCTGCACGAGACGGGACACGCCGTGCACATTGCGGCGATCCGGACGCGGCCGGCGTTCATGGACTGGCCGGACAGCGACCTGTTCACCGAGGGAATCGCCGACGTCGCGGCGCTCGAGATCTTCGAGCCGGCGTGGCAGCGGAAGTACCTGGGGACGTCGGTGCCGCTGGCCGACTCGCTGCGCGCGAAGTACGCCGGCATCGTCATGGACGTGGCCTGGTCGCTCTTCGAGATTCGTCTGCACCGGAGCCCGGAATCCGACCCGAACGCCGTCTGGACGGAGATCACGGAGCGGTACTTCCGGATCCGGCCGCACCCCGAGCTGTCCTGGTGGGCGGTGCGCGGGCAGCTCATCAACCTTCCCGGCTACATGCTCAACTACGCCGTCGGCGCGATCATGGTCGCCGACCTGCGCGCCCGCGCGAAGGAGCTGCACGGCCCCTTCACGGAAGGCGACGCGTCGTGGTACGCGTGGATGTCGGAGCGCCTCTACCGCTTCGGCCTCGAGCGCCCCTCCCGCCAGGTCATCGAGGACTTCCTCGGCCGGCCCGTCTCGCCCCGGGCGCTCCTCGCGGACCTGTCACGGGCCGGGACCCCCCAGACCGGCTCCTGACCGCGATATACTCCCGGTACACCATTCGAGGGGGCGGCATGGCCATCGATCAAGATCGTCTCGATCAATTCATTGGAAAGGCGCTCGGCGACATCGGAGGGACCTTCCACGCCGCCCTGGTTCTCCTCGGCGAGAAGCTGGGGCTCTACAAGGCGCTGGCCGAGGGCGGGCCGCAGACGCCCGCGGACCTGGCGAAGCGCACGAAGACGACCGAGCGCTACGTGCGCGAGTGGCTGAACGCGCAGGCGGCGGCCGGGTACGTCCTGTACGACCCGAAGACCGGCGCGTACAGCATGACGGAGGAGCAGGCGTTTGCGCTGGCGGACGAGGCGAGCCCGGCCTACCTGCCGGGGGCGTTCCAGGTCGCGACGGCGGCGATCAAGTCGCGCGACAAGATTGAATCGGCCTTCCGGACAGGCGACGGCGTCGGCTGGCACGAGCACGACCCCGACCTGTTCGAGGGGACGGAACGCTTCTTCCGGCCGAACTATTCGGCCCATCTCGTCACCTCCTGGATTCCCGCCCTCGACGGGATCGACGAGAGACTGAAGAAGGGGGCCGTCGTTGCCGACGTCGGGTGCGGCCACGGGGCCTCGACCGTGATCATGGCGCGCGCCTATCCGAAGTCCACGTTCGTCGGCTTCGACTACCACAAGCCTTCCGTCGAGAAGGCGCGGCACGTGGCGAAGAGCGCGGGAGTGTCGGACCGCGTGACCTTCGAGGTCGCCCGGGCGCAGGACTTTCCGGGGACGAATTACGACCTGGTCGCGTTCTTCGACTGCCTGCACGACATGGGGGACCCGGTCGGCGCCGCGCGCCACGTCCTGAAGACGCTGGCCAAGGACGGGACCTGGATGATCGTCGAGCCGTTCGCCCACGATCGGACGGAGGACAACCTGAACCCGGTCGGCCGCGTCTATTACAGCGCCTCGACGCTCATCTGCACGCCCGCGTCGCTGGCCCAGGACGTCGGCCTGGGGCTCGGCGCCCAGGCAGGGGAGAAGCGCCTGCGCGAGGTGGTGACCGCCGGCGGCTTCAAGCGCTTCCGGCGCGCCTCCGAGACGCCGTTCAACCTGGTGTTCGAGGCGCGGGCCTGAATTCTCGGACGGGCCCCCGGGCCGCCTACGGCTTGACGATCTCGAGCAGCTCGACCTCGAAGTTGAGGGTCGCCCCGGGCTTGATGTGCGGCGGCGCACCCCGGTCGCCATAGGCCAGCTCGGGCGGGCAGACCAGCCGGCTCTTGCCCCCCACCTTCATCATCTGCACTCCCTGCGACCAGCACGGGATGACGTTGGCGAGCGGGAACTGGGCCGGCTCGCCGCGATCGATGGAGGAATCGAACACCGTCCCGTCGGTCAGGGTCCCCTTGTAGTGCACCTTCACGGTGTCGGACTTCGTCGGCGACGGGCCGGTGCCGGCCTTGATCTCCTGGATCACGAAGCCGGCCGGCGTCTTCACCGCCCCCTTCTCGAGGGCGGCCTTGGACAGGAATTCCCCGCCGGAAGCCTTCTCTGTTGCGGCGCCGGCGGTCGAGCGGGCCTGCGCCAGCTCGCGGAGCTTCGGCCCGTACACCGCCAGGTCGACCTGCCGGGTGCGCTTGAGAGCCCCGTCGGTGAAGCCGGCCTTCACGGTTTCGACCTCCGCTTCGCTCAGGCCGAAGGCGCTCAGGTTCTCGCTCATCACGAGTCCGAGGGCGTACAGGGTCTTCTGGTCTTCCGTCTTGAGATCCACGGCGGTGGCCTTCGATGTCTTCGAGCAGGCGGCCGCCGCCAGGGTCACGGCGAGCGCCAACACCAGGGCATTCTTCATGAGAGCCACTCCCACACTAAGGGTTCACTGCGACGAGGCGCTCGCCTTTTCCTGCGGGTCGGCGGGTCCGAAGTGTCCGAGGCCGACGTATATTAACCCGAAACGGTCAGGTGGAGAGCATGACATGAAAAGGCCCGGCAAGCCGGAACCCCGGCCCGTTCCCGCCGACGGGGTCCTCGCCCGCCTGAGGGATGCCCTGCGGGCCCTGGCCCTGCCCGCCGACGCGCAGGCCGGGCTGCTGCCCTCGTTCACGGGCGGGCCGGATGAATTCGCCCTCCATTTCGATCAGTGCTTCCGGGCGGCCTCGGCCGAGGGGGCGGTCCGGATGTCGCGGGCCCAGAGCCGAGCCCTCCTGGACGTGGACGGCCTGCTGGACCGGATGTCGGGCCAGGACAACGCACGCCTGTGGACCACCGGCGCCCTCGTCAACAGCCGTGAATGGACCCGCCTCAGGAAGGCGGCACGGGACGCGCTCCTGGCCTTTGGCTGGGGGCTCGAAGTCCCGCCTGCGAAGCCGTTCGAGCACATCGAGTGGTAGGGACGCCGCCGGCCGGGGCCGCGGGCACCGCGTCCGGAGCCCCGGCGGGCCGGACGGCGGGGCGGCGCACCTGCGCGGGCCTGTTCCTGGTCACCCTCGCCACCCTGCTGGACGAGATCCTGCTCACCCGCATCTTCAGCGTGGCGACCTGGTATCACTTCGCCTTTCTGGTCATCTCGGTCGCGATGCTCGGGATGACGGCGGGGGCCATCGCCGTCGGCGTGTTCGGCCGCACGTTCACCGAGGAGCGGACGCGACGCCACCTGGCGGTCTCGTCGCTCCTGTTCGCGGTGACGCTCG
It contains:
- a CDS encoding gamma-glutamyltransferase; translated protein: MKTSRRAAPLCLALLALAITPLPAARTQKPPLHASHWIAITGKPLGATAGAMMFQKGGNAVDAACAMLGVVTTMWDVLAWGGETQALIYHPGLKKVIGIDALGVAPTGATVEFYRSKGMRFPPEYGPLSAITPGTPGGLLTMLAEYGTLSLGEVLAPAIQMADGYPIEAETANSIERSKAEIKKWKYSSAVFLPHAGGPREAPEAGEIFAQKDLAATLRRLVEAESAALKNGKSRKEAIYAAYDRFYKGDIAQELVRGVQEEGGLITMRDLADWKVRIEEPLSTDYKGITVYKLPIWQQGPVMLQALNILENADLKGMGYNSPKYIHALYQTMNLAFADRDFYYGDPYFPPEEPVNGLLSKEYARARYAQIDWSANDPKVKPGDPYPHQGGTNPFRDLLSRWTVEPKPDATPAPRAQPPAGRSAAAFGEQFYRGTTSIEAADEAGWVVSVTPSGGWIPAVVAGRTGVGLSQRAQMFATRPEDGPFNVIEPGKRPRVTLTPTLALKEGLPYLAMAVQGGDSQDQNLLQFFLDIVEFGMTPQEASEAPNINSEQMRSSFGGHEAYPGRILVATSTPGSVRGALKKMGYTITTAERTSGPINGILFDRRHGTMWGASSNHGEDYGIAW
- a CDS encoding ABC transporter permease, which gives rise to MSSGRHPFLLLVLARMRELMREPEVVFWVFIFPILLAIGLGMAFRNKPPDQIVVGVVEAEGSGPVLAALSPDHGFVAETVSDAEAAKRLRLGKVALVVVPGATYEYRYDPTRPDSVLARQRVHDALQRAAGRADPVPVKETLITEPGARYIDFLIPGLLGMNIMSGGMWGVGFLLVDMRTRRLLKRLIATPMKRTDFLGAIMTSRILLVLTEMALLLIFGRLIFHLVVQGSLGTVILLAVLGAFVFAGLGLLVASRTARIETASGLMNIVMLPMFVFSGIFFSSDRFPAAMQPFVKALPLTALNDALRAAILEGADLSSQAGRVLVMLVWGVVASVVALKLFRWN
- a CDS encoding ABC transporter ATP-binding protein; this encodes MRYHAPLMDIAIRCRDLRKIYDTKPPVEAVRGLDLEVRSGECFGLLGPNGAGKTTTVEILEGILDPTGGDVEVLGLRWDGDHAGLRERIGVSLQETRLADKLTVEETLELFASFYRQGRPAGEVMEELGLTEKRRAWVMKLSGGQRQRLAVACALVGDPDLLFLDEPTTGLDPQSRRSLWDIIRDLRRRGRTILLTTHYMDEAEKLCDRVAVVDHGRVIALGTPAELIASLHGEHVVEFAVNGGASAAAPLPSPPDPRSLLDVPSVQSARAESGSILLTVDQPHIAIPALLARLGRDGHTLSRLTTRHASLEDVFVALTGRHLRDE
- a CDS encoding methyltransferase domain-containing protein, whose product is MAIDQDRLDQFIGKALGDIGGTFHAALVLLGEKLGLYKALAEGGPQTPADLAKRTKTTERYVREWLNAQAAAGYVLYDPKTGAYSMTEEQAFALADEASPAYLPGAFQVATAAIKSRDKIESAFRTGDGVGWHEHDPDLFEGTERFFRPNYSAHLVTSWIPALDGIDERLKKGAVVADVGCGHGASTVIMARAYPKSTFVGFDYHKPSVEKARHVAKSAGVSDRVTFEVARAQDFPGTNYDLVAFFDCLHDMGDPVGAARHVLKTLAKDGTWMIVEPFAHDRTEDNLNPVGRVYYSASTLICTPASLAQDVGLGLGAQAGEKRLREVVTAGGFKRFRRASETPFNLVFEARA
- a CDS encoding FKBP-type peptidyl-prolyl cis-trans isomerase; translated protein: MKNALVLALAVTLAAAACSKTSKATAVDLKTEDQKTLYALGLVMSENLSAFGLSEAEVETVKAGFTDGALKRTRQVDLAVYGPKLRELAQARSTAGAATEKASGGEFLSKAALEKGAVKTPAGFVIQEIKAGTGPSPTKSDTVKVHYKGTLTDGTVFDSSIDRGEPAQFPLANVIPCWSQGVQMMKVGGKSRLVCPPELAYGDRGAPPHIKPGATLNFEVELLEIVKP